A genomic segment from Nicotiana tabacum cultivar K326 chromosome 9, ASM71507v2, whole genome shotgun sequence encodes:
- the LOC107767781 gene encoding LOW QUALITY PROTEIN: putative late blight resistance protein homolog R1A-3 (The sequence of the model RefSeq protein was modified relative to this genomic sequence to represent the inferred CDS: substituted 2 bases at 2 genomic stop codons), with translation MADVALQFVVETLMPIIIENWKLIGGAKEDSAHLLGELNRLKAFLQDAAKYRQSNSEQWKYFIKEVQVMVYKAEGLIDKLLVKEKLHQDKNILMQNLDAKYAKTVWDLAKEIRDALEQVKKIREENPEAFQAKPMLDDQPEIVAPGPQDTLLEENEVVGFDEEAKIVIERLAKGIDDLDVIPVVGLAGLGKTTLAIKIYNDPKISYEFFKTIWVXVGPQHYKPKEVFLSILEEFTKRTTEYQNMAVSDLTNIIREFILKGGKCLIVLDDVWATDVVDSVMKVFPEISNGHRIMFTTRDLRIGRYANPDPHSLKFLTDKESFQLLEKRVFGSNIRKCPEDLIAHGESIANQCSGLPLAVVVIAGALKGRTSERVWQMVKDNVGKHLINKDDPQSCLKYVEMSYGHLPEDMKACFLYCGAFPQGFEIPAWKLIRLWISEGLINSNLDGRPEDIEEIYLNELVNRNLVIVMQKRVDGQVKTCRLHDMLHQFCKMENGGLFKEVCEKTDQPGTLIIPDLDTSRRLCIQLSLLRAFISKGPSAEHVTSFLCFSTKQKESEQLGNIRLLHKAFPLVRVLDVESLKFTFSKDFQERFHLRYIAISGDYNALPAFFGKFWNLQTLILNTKASTIEIKADIWNMLRLRHLHTNVPAKLPPATQTTDESSCLQTLSKVAPGSCREDVLARACNLRKVSIQGEMADFLEINKGGFNNFRKLKCLEQLKLLNDVGSSMSKILQLPPAFVEFLRXLKKLTLSNTKFVWSDANTLGRLECLQVLKLKENAFSGTAWDSDGFSQLKVLWIERVDFETWKASNRSFQRLKYLVLISCDKLEAVPFEFAGVSSLHEMTLENTKKANKSAKAIEDRKTQMQELMRKVAERKSGTDSQAPSFKFKLTIFPPETADCIATE, from the exons ATGGCAGATGTAGCACTGCAATTTGTAGTGGAGACCCTGATGCCTATTATAATTGAAAATTGGAAGCTAATTGGTGGTGCAAAAGAAGATTCTGCACATCTACTAGGAGAACTTAATCGCTTAAAGGCCTTCTTACAAGATGCTGCAAAATATCGTCAAAGCAACAGCGAACAGTGGAAATACTTTATCAAGGAAGTCCAGGTTATGGTATATAAAGCTGAGGGTCTTATTGATAAGCTCCTGGTTAAGGAGAAGCTACACCAAGATAAAAATATACTTATGCAAAACTTGGATGCTAAATATGCCAAAACCGTTTGGGATCTTGCAAAAGAGATTAGAGATGCCCTTGAACAGGTGAAGAAGATTCGCGAAGAAAATCCAGAGGCTTTTCAGGCTAAGCCAATGCTTGATGATCAGCCGGAAATCGTTGCCCCGGGGCCACAG GATACTTTGTTAGAAGAAAATGAAGTTGTGGGCTTTGACGAGGAAGCGAAAATAGTGATCGAACGACTTGCTAAAGGAATCGATGATTTAGATGTTATCCCTGTGGTGGGTTTGGCTGGACTTGGCAAAACCACACTGGCAATAAAAATCTATAATGATCCTAAGATTTCCTATGAATTTTTCAAGACCATTTGGGTTTAAGTAGGACCACAACATTACAAACCAAAGGAGGTCTTTCTTAGTATACTGGAAGAGTTCACGAAACGCACGACAGAATATCAAAATATGGCTGTCAGTGACTTGACAAACATAATACGTGAATTCATTTTAAAAGGAGGTAAATGTCTCATTGTGTTGGACGATGTGTGGGCGACAGACGTTGTGGATTCTGTGATGAAAGTTTTCCCGGAAATCAGCAATGGCCATCGAATCATGTTCACCACTCGTGACTTGCGTATTGGTAGATATGCCAATCCTGATCCTCACTCATTGAAATTTCTGACGGACAAGGAAAGTTTCCAACTGTTGGAAAAAAGAGTTTTTGGCAGTAATATTAGAAAGTGCCCTGAAGATTTAATAGCACATGGAGAAAGTATTGCTAACCAATGTAGTGGATTGCCACTTGCTGTAGTGGTAATTGCAGGAGCTCTAAAAGGACGTACAAGCGAAAGAGTGTGGCAAATGGTTAAGGACAATGTAGGAAAACACCTTATAAATAAGGATGACCCACAAAGCTGCTTGAAATATGTTGAAATGAGTTATGGTCATCTGCCCGAAGATATGAAGGCGTGCTTCCTGTATTGTGGCGCCTTTCCACAAGGCTTTGAAATTCCTGCTTGGAAGTTGATACGCTTGTGGATTTCCGAGGGACTTATAAACTCCAACTTAGATGGAAGACCCGAGGATATAGAAGAGATTTACTTGAACGAACTTGTCAACAGGAATTTAGTGATTGTAATGCAGAAAAGGGTAGATGGTCAAGTAAAAACATGTCGTCTTCATGACATGTTGCACCAGTTCTGCAAGATGGAAAATGGAGGTCTTTTCAAAGAAGTATGTGAAAAGACTGATCAGCCTGGTACTCTTATTATACCAGATCTAGATACTTCTCGTCGTTTGTGTATTCAACTCTCTCTTTTGAGAGCTTTTATATCCAAAGGACCATCTGCTGAACATGTTACGTCTTTCTTATGTTTTtccacaaaacaaaaagaaagtgaGCAACTGGGCAATATCCGACTCCTCCACAAAGCATTTCCACTAGTTAGGGTCTTGGATGTTGAATCCCTCAAATTTACTTTCTCAAAGGATTTTCAAGAGCGATTTCATTTGAGGTACATAGCTATCTCAGGTGACTACAATGCTCTTCCGGCGTTCTTTGGTAAGTTTTGGAATTTACAAACTCTTATTCTTAATACAAAAGCGTCCACCATTGAAATAAAAGCAGACATATGGAACATGCTACGGTTGAGGCATCTGCACACCAATGTCCCTGCGAAATTGCCCCCTGCTACCCAAACAACAGATGAATCTTCATGCCTACAAACTCTGTCTAAAGTTGCACCAGGAAGCTGCAGAGAAGATGTGCTTGCAAGGGCTTGTAATCTCAGAAAAGTGAGTATTCAAGGGGAAATGGCTGATTTTCTTGAAATTAACAAGGGTGGGTTCAACAACTTTCGAAAACTAAAGTGCCTGGAACAATTGAAGCTGTTGAATGATGTTGGCAGCTCCATGAGCAAAATTCTTCAACTTCCTCCAGCATTTGTCGAGTTCCTACGCTAACTGAAGAAATTAACTTTGTCAAATACAAAGTTTGTTTGGAGTGATGCGAATACACTAGGGCGGTTGGAATGCCTTCAGGTCCTAAAGCTGAAAGAAAATGCATTTAGTGGGACGGCCTGGGATTCAGATGGTTTTAGCCAACTCAAGGTATTGTGGATTGAAAGAGTAGATTTCGAAACTTGGAAAGCTTCAAACCGTTCATTCCAAAGACTTAAGTACCTTGTTCTTATATCTTGTGATAAGCTTGAGGCTGTGCCATTTGAGTTTGCCGGTGTGAGTAGCCTTCATGAGATGACGCTGGAGAACACAAAGAAGGCCAATAAATCTGCAAAAGCTATAGAAGACAGGAAGACACAGATGCAGGAACTGATGCGAAAAGTTGCAGAAAGAAAATCTGGAACAGATAGTCAAGCTCCGAGTTTCAAATTCAAGCTCACTATATTCCCCCCTGAAACAGCTGATTGCATTGCCACAGAGTGA